A genomic stretch from Octopus bimaculoides isolate UCB-OBI-ISO-001 chromosome 29, ASM119413v2, whole genome shotgun sequence includes:
- the LOC106867742 gene encoding uncharacterized protein LOC106867742 isoform X1 yields MAGYLNSVEKLLHRLEDLDCPHVVGIDRDWILDQLVNPSAERTKIIVWLLGMIEPTMLVSIDTTARFDNESQRKDLLMLLSSLGFCAPDRMDLIKGTASKRDQLQLFSLLLDIVEVSHSKDLPSDLDNEWQKQDQFVQQIATHPTIMKSLLSHKVNLLPPEVGARIMKTQHRNPEDLSKNKISDLVKGYENTLETLQEELAVKSQELEVIKATYVYNPFTSEELTEVCHKLDVMVTSMNHHLEKFHTCYDNELVSWCRMPDTPPTELGTILDRLYTKMDSFALMMETFEGIRATTLQLEDLDTAKPGHDTMLKTASDSFFLTLKDFLKQIAVPAVEDQTADSYLSV; encoded by the exons ATGGCGGGTTATTTGAATTCAGTCGAAAAACTTCTGCACCGTTTAGAG GATCTAGACTGCCCCCATGTCGTGGGGATTGATCGGGACTGGATCTTAGACCAACTGGTTAACCCTTCAGCAGAAAGAACCAAGATTATTGTATGGCTGCTGGGGAT GATTGAACCAACAATGCTGGTTTCCATCGACACCACAGCTCGCTTTGATAATGAGAGCCAGAGGAAAG ATCTGTTGATGCTGCTCTCATCCCTGGGGTTCTGTGCACCTGATAGAATGGACTTAATAAAG ggTACAGCTTCGAAAAGGGATCAGCTCCAGTTGTTCTCTCTCCTCTTGGACATCGTTGAGGTCAGCCATAGTAAAGA TCTCCCGTCAGACTTGGACAATGAATGGCAAAAACAAGACCAATTTGTGCAGCAGATTGCCACCCATCCAACCATTATGAAGAGTCTGCTCTCTCACAAGGTCAATCTCCTGCCACCAGAAGTTGGGGCTCGCATTATGAAAACTCAACATAGGAACCCTGAAGATTTGTCAAA GAATAAAATATCTGATCTGGTGAAAGGGTATGAAAATACTTTGGAGACACTCCAGGAGGAGTTAGCAGTGAAATCCCAGGAGTTGGAGGTGATCAAGGCTACG TATGTCTATAATCCGTTCACAAGCGAAGAACTGACCGAAGTCTGCCACAAGCTCGACGTAATGGTCACCAGTATGAATCACCACCTGGAGAAATTCCACACCTGTTACGACAACGAACTGGTCTCCTGGTGCCGTATGCCCGACACTCCACCAACCGAACTAGGTACCATCTTGGATCGGTTGTATACCAAGATGGACTCTTTTGCATTG ATGATGGAGACTTTTGAAGGCATTCGTGCCACCACGCTGCAGTTGGAAGACTTGGATACTGCGAAACCAGGCCATGACACCATGCTGA AAACTGCCAGTGACTCATTCTTTCTGACCCTGAAAGATTTCCTAAAACAAATTGCTGTGCCCGCTGTCGAAGATCAAACTGCTGATAGTTATCTTTCTGTGTGA
- the LOC106867742 gene encoding uncharacterized protein LOC106867742 isoform X2, which translates to MIEPTMLVSIDTTARFDNESQRKDLLMLLSSLGFCAPDRMDLIKGTASKRDQLQLFSLLLDIVEVSHSKDLPSDLDNEWQKQDQFVQQIATHPTIMKSLLSHKVNLLPPEVGARIMKTQHRNPEDLSKNKISDLVKGYENTLETLQEELAVKSQELEVIKATYVYNPFTSEELTEVCHKLDVMVTSMNHHLEKFHTCYDNELVSWCRMPDTPPTELGTILDRLYTKMDSFALMMETFEGIRATTLQLEDLDTAKPGHDTMLKTASDSFFLTLKDFLKQIAVPAVEDQTADSYLSV; encoded by the exons AT GATTGAACCAACAATGCTGGTTTCCATCGACACCACAGCTCGCTTTGATAATGAGAGCCAGAGGAAAG ATCTGTTGATGCTGCTCTCATCCCTGGGGTTCTGTGCACCTGATAGAATGGACTTAATAAAG ggTACAGCTTCGAAAAGGGATCAGCTCCAGTTGTTCTCTCTCCTCTTGGACATCGTTGAGGTCAGCCATAGTAAAGA TCTCCCGTCAGACTTGGACAATGAATGGCAAAAACAAGACCAATTTGTGCAGCAGATTGCCACCCATCCAACCATTATGAAGAGTCTGCTCTCTCACAAGGTCAATCTCCTGCCACCAGAAGTTGGGGCTCGCATTATGAAAACTCAACATAGGAACCCTGAAGATTTGTCAAA GAATAAAATATCTGATCTGGTGAAAGGGTATGAAAATACTTTGGAGACACTCCAGGAGGAGTTAGCAGTGAAATCCCAGGAGTTGGAGGTGATCAAGGCTACG TATGTCTATAATCCGTTCACAAGCGAAGAACTGACCGAAGTCTGCCACAAGCTCGACGTAATGGTCACCAGTATGAATCACCACCTGGAGAAATTCCACACCTGTTACGACAACGAACTGGTCTCCTGGTGCCGTATGCCCGACACTCCACCAACCGAACTAGGTACCATCTTGGATCGGTTGTATACCAAGATGGACTCTTTTGCATTG ATGATGGAGACTTTTGAAGGCATTCGTGCCACCACGCTGCAGTTGGAAGACTTGGATACTGCGAAACCAGGCCATGACACCATGCTGA AAACTGCCAGTGACTCATTCTTTCTGACCCTGAAAGATTTCCTAAAACAAATTGCTGTGCCCGCTGTCGAAGATCAAACTGCTGATAGTTATCTTTCTGTGTGA
- the LOC106867742 gene encoding uncharacterized protein LOC106867742 isoform X3, with protein sequence MLVSIDTTARFDNESQRKDLLMLLSSLGFCAPDRMDLIKGTASKRDQLQLFSLLLDIVEVSHSKDLPSDLDNEWQKQDQFVQQIATHPTIMKSLLSHKVNLLPPEVGARIMKTQHRNPEDLSKNKISDLVKGYENTLETLQEELAVKSQELEVIKATYVYNPFTSEELTEVCHKLDVMVTSMNHHLEKFHTCYDNELVSWCRMPDTPPTELGTILDRLYTKMDSFALMMETFEGIRATTLQLEDLDTAKPGHDTMLKTASDSFFLTLKDFLKQIAVPAVEDQTADSYLSV encoded by the exons ATGCTGGTTTCCATCGACACCACAGCTCGCTTTGATAATGAGAGCCAGAGGAAAG ATCTGTTGATGCTGCTCTCATCCCTGGGGTTCTGTGCACCTGATAGAATGGACTTAATAAAG ggTACAGCTTCGAAAAGGGATCAGCTCCAGTTGTTCTCTCTCCTCTTGGACATCGTTGAGGTCAGCCATAGTAAAGA TCTCCCGTCAGACTTGGACAATGAATGGCAAAAACAAGACCAATTTGTGCAGCAGATTGCCACCCATCCAACCATTATGAAGAGTCTGCTCTCTCACAAGGTCAATCTCCTGCCACCAGAAGTTGGGGCTCGCATTATGAAAACTCAACATAGGAACCCTGAAGATTTGTCAAA GAATAAAATATCTGATCTGGTGAAAGGGTATGAAAATACTTTGGAGACACTCCAGGAGGAGTTAGCAGTGAAATCCCAGGAGTTGGAGGTGATCAAGGCTACG TATGTCTATAATCCGTTCACAAGCGAAGAACTGACCGAAGTCTGCCACAAGCTCGACGTAATGGTCACCAGTATGAATCACCACCTGGAGAAATTCCACACCTGTTACGACAACGAACTGGTCTCCTGGTGCCGTATGCCCGACACTCCACCAACCGAACTAGGTACCATCTTGGATCGGTTGTATACCAAGATGGACTCTTTTGCATTG ATGATGGAGACTTTTGAAGGCATTCGTGCCACCACGCTGCAGTTGGAAGACTTGGATACTGCGAAACCAGGCCATGACACCATGCTGA AAACTGCCAGTGACTCATTCTTTCTGACCCTGAAAGATTTCCTAAAACAAATTGCTGTGCCCGCTGTCGAAGATCAAACTGCTGATAGTTATCTTTCTGTGTGA